Proteins found in one Carcharodon carcharias isolate sCarCar2 chromosome 8, sCarCar2.pri, whole genome shotgun sequence genomic segment:
- the LOC121281097 gene encoding glutamine synthetase isoform X2, with the protein MSVAVSSKLNKTVRDQYLKLPQDGKAQVTYVWIDGTGESLRCKTRTLKCEPKTIQDIPEWNFDGSSTYQSEGSNSDMFLIPARMFRDPFTLDPNKLVLCEVLKYNRKPAETNLRYTCRETMDKAKLSHPWFGLEQEYSLLGINGHPYGWPENGFPGPQGPYYCGVGADKVFGRDIVEAHYKACLYAGVKISGTNAEVMPSQWEFQVGPCEGIEMGDHLWLARYILHRICEDFGVVATLDPKPITGNWNGAGCHANFSTEVMRKEGGLN; encoded by the exons ATGTCAGTGGCTGTAAGTTCCAAACTGAACAAAACTGTGAGGGACCAGTACCTTAAACTGCCCCAGGACGGGAAGGCACAGGTTACCTACGTGTGGATTGATGGCACCGGAGAAAGTCTTCGCTGTAAAACCAGAACCCTGAAATGTGAACCGAAAACTATTCAAG atattccgGAGTGGAACTTTGATGGCTCCAGTACCTATCAGTCGGAGGGCTCCAACAGCGACATGTTTCTGATTCCGGCTCGCATGTTTAGGGATCCCTTCACCCTGGATCCGAATAAGCTGGTGCTCTGCGAGGTTCTCAAATACAATCGGAAACCAGCAG AGACCAACTTGAGGTACACGTGTAGAGAGACGATGGACAAGGCGAAGCTCTCTCACCCCTGGTTCGGTTTGGAACAAGAATACTCTCTGTTAGGAATCAATGGGCATCCTTATGGTTGGCCTGAAAACGGATTTCCGGGACCGCAAG GACCCTACTATTGTGGAGTTGGAGCAGATAAAGTCTTTGGTAGAGATATAGTGGAAGCTCACTATAAAGCATGCCTCTATGCTGGAGTGAAGATATCAGGCACCAATGCTGAAGTCATGCCATCACAG TGGGAATTTCAAGTGGGGCCAtgtgaagggattgaaatgggggATCATTTGTGGCTTGCCAGATACATCCTTCATCGCATTTGTGAAGACTTTGGAGTTGTGGCTACATTGGATCCAAAACCAATAACTGGAAACTGGAATGGAGCTGGATGTCATGCTAACTTCAGCACAGAAGTTATGAGAAAGGAAGGAGGGCTCAA